In a genomic window of Amblyomma americanum isolate KBUSLIRL-KWMA chromosome 4, ASM5285725v1, whole genome shotgun sequence:
- the LOC144127819 gene encoding uncharacterized protein LOC144127819, whose amino-acid sequence MAMYLQKHLGSLSVEDPFMVENSEAVVRAPRLSRHAKQVIANVYPHTRNRFLEKSTREALSAASEDSGVSPRTAAKIKAERLCGPLASPKKRSRDVKISSSRTVKNDSFKVHAIRLKVHSMYAKREVPTLDSVLTAVNEDDDLPNFKKTTLWRLVKDVVFIFEKENGTLR is encoded by the exons ATGGCCATGTACCTTCAGAAACATCTGGGGAGCCTAAGCGTGGAGGACCCTTTCATGGTGGAAAATTCTGAGGCAGTG GTTCGTGCACCCAGGCTGTCAAGGCACgccaagcaagtaattgcaaatgtGTACCCCCATACCAGGAACCGTTTTCTGGAGAAGTCTACTCGGGAAGCACTGAGTGCTGCGAGCGAGGATAGCGGAGTATCTCCCCGTACCGCTGCCAAAATCAAGGCGGAGCGTCTGTGTGGGCCTTTGGCGTCTCCTAAAAAAAGATCTCGCGACGTGAAGATTTCAAGCTCGCGAACAGTCAAGAATGACAGCTTCAAAGTCCATGCCATCCGTCTGAAAGTGCACAGTATGTACGCGAAGAGGGAAGTCCCAACACTGGACAGTGTGCTAACGGCTGTCAATGAGGACGACGACCTgccgaacttcaagaaaacgacgTTGTGGAGGTTGGTGAAGGACGTCGTATTcatatttgaaaaagaaaacggaaccttGCGCTGA